AGTCAACAGGCACACACGAAAATGAGAGTATTTAATAGCGATGGATCTGAAGCATCTATGTGTGGAAACGGCTTAAGATGTGCTGCGCGGTATATTGCGGAGAGAGACGGTATTGAATCATTTGATGTGGAAACGATGAAAGCGACACTGCATGTACAAAAAGAAAAACCTCTTTCGCACGATGTTCCTACTTATTCAGTTGAGATTTCACCAGTCCTGTTCAACCTGGAATCATTACCTCTTGAGCTCAATCAAGACAGCCTTATCAATGAGAAGGTCCCGGAATGGGGAACTGAACTGACTTTCACTGCCGTTGCAGTCCCTAATCCTCATTTGATTACCGTTACTGATACTGAAACGATCAATGGCGATTTACAGGAAAAGCTCGCTTCTACATTTAATCAGGATAACCCATGGTTTACTGACGGCGTAAATGTAAGCTTTGTTGTGAAAATGGATGATGGAGAATTTTTCGTTCGGACCTATGAGCGTGGAGTAGGATTTACAAATGCCTGCGGAACAGCTATGTCATCCTCAAGTCTCGTACAGGTTCTGCTTAATGAATGTCAAGCTGGTGAGCCTGTGACCATTTATAACGACGGCGGTCAGGTACGCTGTATTGTGAACAAAAAGGAAGAGCAGTATACCCATATTAACCTGATTGGGAATGCCACGTTCAGTCACATCGCAGAAGTGGAACTACAGGAAAATGGCGGAGTGAAGGTAATCGGTATTACTGAAACGGATGAAAACGGAAGATATGCCGAGATGGCTGAAGCATCACGCTCGTCTGTATTAAAGAAACTGCCGGAATTAAAATTAAAAATGTAAGAAGGGCTTAAATCGCTTTGTATGTGATCAAAAAAGAAGAGGAGGAATAATGATGTTTCAGGCTGTACCTGATGAAAGATTTATTCTTTTCTCATTTGAACACATGGTCGTGCTTGCCCTGTTTCTTATTGCTTTAATATCAGGCCTCAAAATATTTCTGAGGCCTTTTTCAGATAGATCCAAAAAGTTTTACACAAATGTTTTTATCGTCATTTTTATCTTGTCAGAGCTTTCCTATCAAATTTGGGCTGTTTCTGCAGGCATCTGGAGAGCTTCAAATTACCTGCCGTTTCAGCTTTGCTCCTTCAGTACTTTTTTCGGCATTTTCCTGCTGCTTAAAAGAAACACCTCACTTTTTTACTTTTACTTCTATATTGCGTTCTTTCCACCATTGTTTGCACTGATCACACCGGATCTGATTTATTCATTCCCTCACTACTTTTTCTTTAAGTTTTTTATTCAGCATATTGCCATACCATTATCAGCTGTTTTCCTGTTAGCAAGAGATCAATATGAGCTGCCTCCAAGGTCCATCTGGATTGCGTTTATCCTCCTTAATATAACAGCTGCCTGCATTGCACTGGTCAACCGTATAACGGGAGGAAACTATTTCTTTTTACAGGGTCCACCGGTGTCTAATACTGTTCTGTCATTTTTAGGTAAAGGCGTATTTTACATCCTTTCTCTGGAGCTTCTTGCTGTTTTACTTTTCACCCTGACCTGGTTTATTGGGTCAAAGATGATTTCTTTGAGAGACAGGTGAATACTCAAAATTGAAACAGAGGGTGTTTCGCCTTACGATTTAGTAAGGGAGGAGGAGCGTATTTGGCAAAGGGAAAAATCATTGTTGTAGGTGGAGGTATCGGTGGTCTGACAGCTGGTGCGCTTCTTGCGCAGGACGGATACCGGGTGACGGTTCTCGAAGCCTCCAGAGAGTGGGGAGGATGTGCCGGTAAGTTTGAACGCGGGGATTACTTATTTGCTTCAGGCGCTACTCTCGGTATGGGACTCGAGGAGGGAGGCATTCATGAAAGGATCTTCCGTCACTTAGGCTTGAAGGCTGAAGCCGTGAAGCTCGACGAAGTCATGAAAATCAGAAACGGTGAGCGGACACTTACCTTCCATGCTGATCGGACGAAACACGTTAACGAGCTGCAAAAGCAGTTCCCGGATTATGCGATACAAATTCAATCTTTTTATCAGGACATATACGATATCGCGGCACGTATCAGACTCCTCATGAAGAAGCTTCCTGCTTTACCGCTTAGGTCGATCAGGGAAACCATTGAACTTGCAGGCGCATTAAAGCCGGAACACGTAAAGCTGACACCAGGGTTTTTAAAAACGGTTTATTCTTTATTACGCAAACATTCCCTTCATTCCTGTAAAGGATTTATCAGCTTTATAGACGGTCAGCTGATCGACAGTATGCAGACGACAAGTAAGGATTGTGCACTATTGATGGGTGCGCTTGCGCTCGATATTTACCATGAGGGAGCCTATTATGTTAAAGGCGGCCTGTATCAGTTTGCTCATCTTCTTGTAAAAGCGGCTCAAAAAAACGGTGCGGAAATGATATTGGGCAGAAGAGTACTGAATATTAAGAAACAGAACGGAAAGCTTGAAGTGACAGACCACCGGGGAAAAGTCAGGATCGCAGACCATGTAATCTGTAATACACCTGTCCAGTCGCTGCCTTCGATATTAGAGGATGAAATATATAACCAGCTTTCCTTACCGGTAAAACGGAAGTCTGGTGAGAAAACATGGGGTACCATGACGCTGTATTTGTCATTGAAGGATGATCAGATTCCTGAAAATTTTCCTTTATTTCAACAGCTCTCTGAACCGGGTTCCGTGAGTCATGATGAGGGCAGTCATTTATTTTTATCCATCTCCGAGAAAGGTGATACGCTTCGTGCACCTGACGGCAGCCGCACGATGACGGTGAGTACTCATATCGATTTGAGTCAATGGGAAACGAAGGAGCAGTATGACAGAAACAAAGAATTGTATACGGATAAGATGATGTCACTCATTCAATACTATTATCCGTGGATTCGGGAGGCACTGATAGAATTATACCCTGGTGCACCAAGGGCATGGGAACGATTCACATTCAGACCGTCCGGAATGGTGGGAGGTTTCCCGCAAACCCGTACACATTCTCTTTTTCTGAGCCTTTCCCACCGGACGCCGGTGAAAAACTTATGGTTATGCGGAGATTCAATTTTTCCTGGTGGTGGCACCATCGGGGTCTCAGTCAGTGGATATCACTGCTTTCACTCCATCTCAGGCAGGAAATTAATTCAATAACGGTTGACAAGCAAATAAAATCATACTATTATGAATAGCAACATTAATCATTTAATGCACTGAAGGAGAGTAGTAATACTTGATTGCTTTTTTAGAGAGCCGGTGGATGGTGTGAACCGGTAAAGCAAAAGTGTGAATGGACTCCTGAGCACCGGTCTGAAATTGCAGTAGGAACCGGCGTTTCACCAGCGATACATGGTGGCGGAAACAGAATTGTTCCGCAATGAGCGGATTTCTTTTGAAATCAACAAAGGTGGTACCACGGGTCTCCCGTCCTTTTTTACAGGACAGGAAGGCCCTTTTTTGTACCTTCAAATAGTTGGACATTGATCAGGAGTAGTAAACAGTAAGCACAGTTTAGAGAGCCTGCGGCTGGTGAAAGCAGGACTGTGGCGCTGTTGAATGGACCTGTGAGTCGACATCTGAACATGAAGTAGGATGATCCGGTTTATGCCCGTTAGCGCATGTATAAGAGGAAGCAGCACAGGCTGTTTCAATAAGAGGTGGCACCGCGGATATATGTCCGTCCTCCGTACAGACATATTGTTCTGTACGGAGTTTTTTATTATTTGAAAACGGGGTGTTTGAGATGAGCAGAGTAGAGCAAAAAACAATCGGACTCAGGAAAATAGACGGGGATTCCCTGACACCTATTTCCATCTTCCAGACGATCAAAGGCAATAAGAAATGTCTGCTGGAAAGTTCATTGAAATATGAGGAGTCCGGAAGATATTCATTTATAGCTGCAAATCCCTTTATGGAATTGAAAGGGTCAGGCAGCGAGACTGAAATGAAGGATTATCAATCAAATGAAGTAAAAATTGAAAAGGTTAAACCGCTTGAAAAGTTAAAAGAAGTCATCAATTCTTATAAAGAGCTTGTTCCGGATACATTTTTATTGCCGGGTGGCGGAATTGGCTATATCGGCTATGATACGATTTCCGCTTATGAAGAAATCGGTTTTACACCGGAAGATGAACTGAAAATGCCTGACATACATTTAATGTTTTACGAGACGATAGTGATGTACGATCATAAACGCCATGAAGTGACGCTGTTTACTTTCGACCCGGCGCAGAAGGCTTCGCCTGAAGAACTGAACCTGAGACTTGATGAGCTGGAAAAGCAGTTGTTTGATTACAGTGCCATTACGCCGCAGTCCGATTTAACCGGCGTTTTACAGTACGAATCGAATATTGAAAAAGAGAAGTTTAAAGAGAATGTTGAAAAGGCAAAGGAATATATCCGAAACGGTGATATTTTTCAAATTGTTCTTTCCCAAAGGCTAACAGCCCCTTTTACCGGTTCGCCATTAACGTTTTACAGACACTTGAGAAAAGAAAATCCTTCTCCCTATATGTTTTATATCGATTTTGAAGATTATCTGATTCTCGGGGCCTCTCCAGAAAGTCTGATTAAAGTTAAAGGAAATGATGTAACGACTAACCCGATCGCAGGAACGAGGAAGCGGGGGAAAACACCTGAAGAAGATCAGGCGCTTGCAGAAGAACTGCTGAATGACATCAAGGAGCAGGCTGAACACAAAATGCTTGTTGACCTTGGAAGAAATGACCTTGGACGTGTTTGTGAAATTGGATCAATTACACTTCCTAAATATATGGTGATTGAGAAATATCAGTTCGTGATGCATATCGTATCAGAAGTGAAAGGCACGCTTCTAAAAGGAATTTCCCCGCTTGAAGCGCTGATTGCCACACTGCCTGCAGGAACGGTATCCGGTGCGCCAAAGATCAGAGCCATGCAGCTGATCAATGAGATGGAGACAGTGAAGCGCGGCGTGTATGCAGGCGCAGCAGGCTATATCAGCTTCGACGGAAATCTGGATTTTGCTTTAGCCATCAGAACGATGGTCATTAAAGATCAAAAAGCCTATGTGCAGGCAGGTGCGGGAATTGTGTATGATTCGGATCCTGAAAGTGAGTATCAGGAAACGATTAATAAAGCAAAATCTCTCCTGGAGGTAGGCGCATGATCTATTTAATTGATAATTATGATTCATTTACGTATAATTTCTACCAATATTTAAGTGAGTTTGACACGGTAAAGGTCGTCAGGAACGATCAATTTACCATAGAAGAGCTGAGACAGGAACAACCGGATGTCATTGTGTTATCACCAGGTCCGGGACATCCGGCTGATGCGGGAAAATGTATAGAAGTGATTCAAACCTTTAAAAAAGACATCCCGATCATCGGCATTTGCCTCGGACATCAGGCAATAGGTGCAGCATTTGGTGCAGAAATCATTCGTGCCGAACATATTTTACACGGAAAGGAATCCGTCCTTATTCACGATGATCCAAATCTGTTTGGTGAAGAGGAGGACCTGTCAGTCATGAGATATCACTCACTTGTGATTGATAAGAACTCGTTACCGGAGGAGCTTGAGGTCAAAGCGGTTTCCGGCGGAGATGAAGAGATTATGGCGGTCAAACACCGCGAGCATCCAATGATCGGGCTGCAATTTCACCCGGAATCAATTGGAACACTGACAGGGAAGCAGATGCTTAGAAATTGCCTGACATTGTTAAACGCTATTTAAAGGAGAGAGCTGAGATGAGAGAGTTTATTAGATTAGTTGAGAGAGATCAGCATTTAACAGTTGAACAAATGAGAAGAGCAAGCGAAAAACTATTTAATGAGGACACATCACAGGAGGAAATTAAACAATTTCTGCTTGAGCTGAAGCGAAAAGGTGAAACAGCAGATGAGATCACAGGACTCGTGTCAGTCGTCAGGGAAATAGCCGGACGTTATGATACTTCTGCTCAGCAAATTATGGATAATTGCGGAACCGGTGGTGATGGCTCTCAAAGCTTCAATATCAGTACCTGTGCAGCTTTTGTCATCGCGGGTGCAGGAATCCCGGTAGCCAAACATGGCAATCGCAGTATTTCAAGTAAAACAGGCAGTGCTGATGTTTTAGAGCATCTTGGTGTACGTCTCGATCTGACAAAAGAGGATACGAAAACATTACTTGAAGAACAGCAAATTACGTTTCTCTTTGCACCATTTGTCCACGCCGGTATTAAAAACGTCATGAAAGCAAGAAAAGAGCTCGGTGTTCCAACCATCTTCAACCTGATTGGCCCGTTAACAAACCCGGTTGAACTGGATACCCAGCTGATTGGCATCTACAGAAGAGATATGCTTCAAACAATGGCTGA
The nucleotide sequence above comes from Jeotgalibacillus aurantiacus. Encoded proteins:
- the dapF gene encoding diaminopimelate epimerase is translated as MLIKLVKSHGSLNDFIIIDETTLSFPLTDDLRESWAVTLCERKHSIGADGILYMSDSQQAHTKMRVFNSDGSEASMCGNGLRCAARYIAERDGIESFDVETMKATLHVQKEKPLSHDVPTYSVEISPVLFNLESLPLELNQDSLINEKVPEWGTELTFTAVAVPNPHLITVTDTETINGDLQEKLASTFNQDNPWFTDGVNVSFVVKMDDGEFFVRTYERGVGFTNACGTAMSSSSLVQVLLNECQAGEPVTIYNDGGQVRCIVNKKEEQYTHINLIGNATFSHIAEVELQENGGVKVIGITETDENGRYAEMAEASRSSVLKKLPELKLKM
- a CDS encoding TMEM164-related integral membrane acyltransferase; protein product: MFQAVPDERFILFSFEHMVVLALFLIALISGLKIFLRPFSDRSKKFYTNVFIVIFILSELSYQIWAVSAGIWRASNYLPFQLCSFSTFFGIFLLLKRNTSLFYFYFYIAFFPPLFALITPDLIYSFPHYFFFKFFIQHIAIPLSAVFLLARDQYELPPRSIWIAFILLNITAACIALVNRITGGNYFFLQGPPVSNTVLSFLGKGVFYILSLELLAVLLFTLTWFIGSKMISLRDR
- a CDS encoding FAD-dependent oxidoreductase — protein: MAKGKIIVVGGGIGGLTAGALLAQDGYRVTVLEASREWGGCAGKFERGDYLFASGATLGMGLEEGGIHERIFRHLGLKAEAVKLDEVMKIRNGERTLTFHADRTKHVNELQKQFPDYAIQIQSFYQDIYDIAARIRLLMKKLPALPLRSIRETIELAGALKPEHVKLTPGFLKTVYSLLRKHSLHSCKGFISFIDGQLIDSMQTTSKDCALLMGALALDIYHEGAYYVKGGLYQFAHLLVKAAQKNGAEMILGRRVLNIKKQNGKLEVTDHRGKVRIADHVICNTPVQSLPSILEDEIYNQLSLPVKRKSGEKTWGTMTLYLSLKDDQIPENFPLFQQLSEPGSVSHDEGSHLFLSISEKGDTLRAPDGSRTMTVSTHIDLSQWETKEQYDRNKELYTDKMMSLIQYYYPWIREALIELYPGAPRAWERFTFRPSGMVGGFPQTRTHSLFLSLSHRTPVKNLWLCGDSIFPGGGTIGVSVSGYHCFHSISGRKLIQ
- the trpE gene encoding anthranilate synthase component I, which gives rise to MSRVEQKTIGLRKIDGDSLTPISIFQTIKGNKKCLLESSLKYEESGRYSFIAANPFMELKGSGSETEMKDYQSNEVKIEKVKPLEKLKEVINSYKELVPDTFLLPGGGIGYIGYDTISAYEEIGFTPEDELKMPDIHLMFYETIVMYDHKRHEVTLFTFDPAQKASPEELNLRLDELEKQLFDYSAITPQSDLTGVLQYESNIEKEKFKENVEKAKEYIRNGDIFQIVLSQRLTAPFTGSPLTFYRHLRKENPSPYMFYIDFEDYLILGASPESLIKVKGNDVTTNPIAGTRKRGKTPEEDQALAEELLNDIKEQAEHKMLVDLGRNDLGRVCEIGSITLPKYMVIEKYQFVMHIVSEVKGTLLKGISPLEALIATLPAGTVSGAPKIRAMQLINEMETVKRGVYAGAAGYISFDGNLDFALAIRTMVIKDQKAYVQAGAGIVYDSDPESEYQETINKAKSLLEVGA
- a CDS encoding anthranilate synthase component II encodes the protein MIYLIDNYDSFTYNFYQYLSEFDTVKVVRNDQFTIEELRQEQPDVIVLSPGPGHPADAGKCIEVIQTFKKDIPIIGICLGHQAIGAAFGAEIIRAEHILHGKESVLIHDDPNLFGEEEDLSVMRYHSLVIDKNSLPEELEVKAVSGGDEEIMAVKHREHPMIGLQFHPESIGTLTGKQMLRNCLTLLNAI
- the trpD gene encoding anthranilate phosphoribosyltransferase, with the protein product MREFIRLVERDQHLTVEQMRRASEKLFNEDTSQEEIKQFLLELKRKGETADEITGLVSVVREIAGRYDTSAQQIMDNCGTGGDGSQSFNISTCAAFVIAGAGIPVAKHGNRSISSKTGSADVLEHLGVRLDLTKEDTKTLLEEQQITFLFAPFVHAGIKNVMKARKELGVPTIFNLIGPLTNPVELDTQLIGIYRRDMLQTMAEAMKQSGRRRGVVLNGAGHLDEASLAGTNHLTLLEGGKITSFTLHPEEIGMEVVPNEKIKGGDAKDNAAILLSVLNGEQSPFKETVVLNAGIAIFASGKASSVIEGIKLARTSIDSKEALKKLEALVEYSRQKETVR